A genomic stretch from Methanobacterium sp. includes:
- a CDS encoding AMP-binding protein has product MKKSVLLTGANGFLGTQITSRLIKHHDHDIIAIIRSKDKEDAINGLYRAWWEFPELLEEIGNRIHVLYGDISENELGIEKKEYEKLVLTVTHVIHTAADWRLKTSLEELQKTNVQGTQNVLKLAQLAHKDHGLKRFSHLSTAYVAGGKMGIVSENSLTSEYGFLSNYEKTKFESEIEVKKAEFDTSIFRPSMIVGDSSTGYIKTFNTVYVPLKLYLNGQLKLIPVSKSMKINLVPVDYVADAVVKLTFDSRAVNKTFHLTAPKESLPTIKELINFVKKWSLENHDVKLNDPIYISLNTSFIQKIASMSHLFGKGTAKLLETMNTLSPYFNENRDYQRDNTDELLGPYKHKWQDLMPKIIEFAVYYGFLHRSDRTVHEQALFRLQKSSRPVNYCEIVRGEIKKSSATDIYQNIIFAAKSLQSMGIEKGNRVALVGFNSTRYLTLDMAIGLAGAVSVPIYYTSPLNEIKEILKDSGTSVLFVGTPQLLNDLKKANIQIPIVSFCEGSIENNFNIMSWKKFLNNGKNENEIVNTHLNFNDTATIRYTSGTTGKPRGVMFTHGNLRLMAEFIASMPPWKDRITEISYLSFLPMNHVVEGIMGIYSPYYAPAPLKLYFLEDFQDLGEILPKVRPKIFFSVPRFYEKVWYNVLDSKIGRIYINSDGILKNLLGKLIKREILKKTGLDRCAQLIVGSAPISDDLLQSYHEMGIEVHNAYGLTEAPLVTINRVGKNRIGTVGQPLPSTGIKIDADGEILVKGPQVTSGYFKNDSNSLFKDDWLCTGDFGHITLEGSLVITGRKKEVIVNSYGKTISPLKIEGMLKNIPGIEEAMVIGEGKPYCSAFLWTEKANLNFQNIYNLIKEINNKLSRPEEIKRWAILYNDLSIGVDLTANLKLKRKEIMGRYGDVVEFIYGSTSKPDNILYLGRMGVQS; this is encoded by the coding sequence ATGAAAAAATCCGTACTTTTAACTGGCGCCAATGGTTTTTTAGGCACACAGATTACCTCTCGCCTCATTAAACATCATGACCATGATATAATTGCCATTATAAGAAGTAAAGATAAAGAAGATGCTATTAATGGGCTTTACAGGGCATGGTGGGAATTTCCAGAACTTTTAGAAGAAATAGGTAACAGAATTCATGTGTTATATGGGGATATTTCCGAAAATGAACTTGGAATAGAAAAAAAGGAATATGAAAAGCTTGTTTTGACAGTTACTCACGTAATCCACACCGCAGCAGATTGGAGGCTTAAAACTTCCCTGGAAGAACTTCAAAAAACCAATGTCCAGGGAACTCAAAACGTGCTGAAACTGGCTCAATTAGCTCATAAAGACCATGGTTTAAAACGATTCTCCCATTTATCAACAGCTTACGTTGCTGGTGGGAAAATGGGAATTGTATCAGAAAATTCTCTAACATCAGAATATGGATTTTTAAGTAATTATGAAAAAACCAAGTTTGAAAGCGAGATTGAGGTAAAAAAAGCCGAATTTGACACTTCTATCTTCCGTCCAAGCATGATTGTAGGTGATTCATCCACAGGATACATTAAAACATTTAATACCGTCTACGTCCCCTTAAAACTTTATTTAAATGGCCAATTAAAGCTAATCCCTGTTTCTAAGTCAATGAAAATAAATTTAGTGCCTGTAGATTATGTTGCAGATGCAGTTGTAAAACTTACATTTGATTCAAGAGCAGTAAATAAGACTTTCCACTTGACAGCCCCCAAAGAATCTCTCCCCACTATAAAAGAACTTATTAACTTTGTTAAAAAGTGGAGTCTTGAAAATCACGATGTTAAACTTAATGATCCTATTTATATTTCATTAAATACTTCCTTTATTCAAAAAATTGCATCTATGAGTCATTTATTTGGAAAAGGAACAGCTAAATTACTTGAAACCATGAATACTCTCTCTCCTTATTTCAATGAAAATCGAGACTATCAACGGGATAATACAGACGAGTTATTAGGTCCATATAAACATAAATGGCAGGATTTAATGCCTAAAATCATTGAATTTGCTGTTTACTATGGATTTTTACATAGATCTGATAGAACGGTTCATGAACAGGCTTTATTCAGGCTTCAAAAGAGCAGCAGACCAGTCAACTATTGTGAAATAGTTAGAGGTGAAATTAAAAAGTCCAGTGCAACTGATATTTACCAAAATATAATTTTTGCCGCAAAATCTCTTCAAAGTATGGGAATTGAAAAAGGCAATAGAGTAGCCCTGGTGGGATTTAACAGCACGCGATATCTTACACTAGACATGGCTATTGGGCTGGCAGGCGCTGTAAGTGTTCCTATTTATTATACAAGCCCCTTAAACGAAATTAAGGAAATATTAAAAGATAGTGGTACAAGCGTACTTTTTGTAGGCACTCCTCAACTTCTAAACGATTTAAAAAAAGCTAATATTCAAATTCCTATTGTTTCATTTTGTGAAGGAAGCATTGAGAATAATTTTAATATTATGTCCTGGAAAAAGTTTCTTAATAATGGTAAAAATGAAAATGAAATTGTAAATACTCATTTAAACTTCAATGACACAGCTACTATTCGTTATACTTCAGGAACAACGGGGAAACCAAGAGGAGTTATGTTCACCCACGGAAACCTCCGCTTGATGGCTGAGTTCATTGCATCAATGCCTCCCTGGAAGGATAGAATCACTGAAATATCTTATCTTTCATTCCTTCCCATGAACCACGTAGTGGAAGGTATTATGGGGATTTATTCACCATATTATGCGCCTGCACCTTTAAAACTATACTTTCTGGAAGATTTTCAAGATCTAGGAGAGATTCTCCCTAAAGTACGGCCAAAAATATTCTTTTCTGTGCCACGTTTCTATGAAAAAGTATGGTATAATGTATTGGATTCTAAAATAGGCAGGATTTATATTAATTCTGACGGAATCTTAAAGAATCTTTTAGGAAAACTGATTAAAAGAGAAATTCTTAAAAAGACCGGCCTGGATAGGTGCGCTCAACTAATTGTTGGTTCTGCACCAATAAGCGATGATTTACTCCAATCTTACCATGAAATGGGTATTGAAGTTCATAATGCCTATGGATTAACTGAAGCGCCACTGGTTACCATTAATCGGGTAGGTAAAAATAGAATAGGAACAGTAGGCCAACCTCTTCCATCTACAGGCATTAAGATAGATGCAGACGGCGAAATACTGGTAAAAGGACCACAGGTAACATCAGGTTATTTTAAAAATGATTCAAATTCTCTTTTTAAAGATGACTGGCTTTGCACTGGCGATTTTGGCCATATAACATTAGAAGGTAGTCTTGTAATCACTGGCCGTAAAAAGGAAGTTATAGTTAACTCCTATGGAAAGACAATAAGTCCACTTAAAATTGAAGGAATGCTAAAAAATATTCCGGGAATTGAAGAAGCTATGGTAATCGGTGAGGGGAAACCTTACTGCAGCGCCTTTTTATGGACAGAGAAAGCAAATTTAAATTTTCAAAATATTTATAATTTAATTAAAGAAATAAATAATAAGCTTTCCCGCCCAGAAGAGATTAAAAGATGGGCTATTTTATATAATGATCTTTCAATAGGCGTTGATTTAACTGCAAATCTAAAACTTAAAAGAAAAGAGATTATGGGACGTTATGGGGATGTTGTTGAATTTATTTATGGTTCAACATCTAAACCAGATAATATTCTCTATTTGGGCCGTATGGGGGTGCAATCATGA
- a CDS encoding PAS domain-containing protein, which translates to MSKKNKGKLNGEKKEESLNKFPVVAIGASAGGFDALKKFFTAMPPNTGMAFILVQHLDPAHESTLVDLMGRYTPLKVLQATDGMKVEPEHLYIIPPNRDMGMMNGTLQLIEPSEPHGLRLPINFFFNNLAEDQKENSIAIIFSGYGSDGTMGLKSIKAVSGMVMVQDPQTADSDSMPVSAIETGLVDFILPPEEMPEKLISYTKSAQKNIAKIYTPKEETKKTLQKIFMLIRNRTGHDFSYYKENTIYRRINRRMNVHQIENMPLYLRYLHESPYEIDILFKELLINVTNFFRDDAAFDALKNNIRKLIELKSDVDNIRVWVPGCSSGEEVYSIAITIQELIEESGKNLDVQIFGTDIDMDAITLARSGTYSTTIASDISSKRLQKYFIKKDNLFVIRNDIREMAVFAPHDVIKDPPFTKLDILSCRNLLIYLNSEAQQKALSNFNYAINNDGILFLGPSESVGEFIDAFTLLDKKWKVFKCVKSTEFVRRYVNVHPITRTIPVTHLDTEMALKPTKNSNVALNISSLVEKELLDIYVPPSAIITDLGEILYIHGRLGNYLEPAPGKAMLNIMDMAREGLKFELNSAIQKAVSKKSEVILEGLRVKNNGSHVIVNLEVKPLKHESTKGLLIVSFEDVQLQEDILEDKIVLDMTSKGDERIRELEGELKLTKERLNVTIEEMRSSNEELRSANEELQSMNEEAQSSNEELETSKEELQSINEEMVTVNNELQLKIDELSRTQDDMNNLFNSTEIATIFLDNDLNIRRFTKEATKLINMIESDVGRPISDIVSNLKYDRLIDDIKQVTDRVTSKEIELQTKDGEWFKTRIMPYKTSKNLIDGTVITFNNISQSKRQLNDAKDALKLANSVIQTVRESLLVLDNEMRVVSANSSFYKTFAVTPEETTNKIFYDLGGKQWDIPALRSLLEDILPKKKKLHDYVVEHDFPNIGRRKIVLNARQIYQEGKGTDMILLAMENVTGQDKKHF; encoded by the coding sequence ATGAGCAAAAAAAATAAAGGCAAATTAAATGGTGAAAAAAAGGAGGAATCATTAAACAAATTTCCAGTAGTTGCTATCGGAGCATCGGCTGGAGGTTTTGATGCTCTTAAAAAGTTTTTCACTGCAATGCCTCCAAATACAGGTATGGCTTTTATCCTGGTACAGCATCTAGACCCCGCCCATGAAAGTACTCTGGTGGACCTTATGGGAAGGTACACTCCTCTAAAAGTGCTTCAGGCCACAGATGGAATGAAAGTAGAGCCTGAACATCTGTATATCATCCCTCCCAACCGAGATATGGGAATGATGAATGGAACTCTCCAGTTAATAGAACCCTCAGAACCACACGGGCTTCGATTGCCTATTAATTTCTTTTTTAATAATTTAGCTGAGGATCAAAAGGAAAATTCCATTGCCATAATCTTTTCTGGATATGGAAGTGATGGTACAATGGGTTTAAAATCCATAAAAGCTGTTTCAGGGATGGTTATGGTTCAAGATCCCCAAACCGCTGATTCAGATAGCATGCCTGTTAGTGCCATAGAAACTGGTCTGGTGGATTTTATTTTGCCCCCAGAGGAAATGCCTGAAAAACTGATTTCCTACACTAAATCTGCCCAAAAAAACATTGCAAAAATTTATACCCCTAAAGAAGAAACTAAAAAAACGTTGCAAAAAATCTTTATGCTCATTAGAAATAGAACAGGACATGATTTTTCTTACTACAAAGAAAATACAATTTACAGGCGAATTAATAGACGGATGAATGTCCATCAAATAGAAAACATGCCTCTTTACCTCCGTTATTTACATGAAAGTCCATATGAAATTGATATTTTGTTTAAAGAACTTTTAATTAATGTTACCAATTTTTTCAGGGATGATGCAGCATTTGATGCTCTTAAAAATAATATAAGGAAATTAATTGAACTAAAATCAGATGTAGATAATATTAGAGTATGGGTTCCCGGCTGTTCAAGTGGTGAGGAAGTTTATTCTATAGCTATTACTATTCAGGAGTTAATAGAAGAATCCGGGAAAAATCTGGATGTGCAAATTTTCGGTACGGATATTGATATGGATGCCATAACATTAGCCCGTTCAGGAACCTATTCTACCACAATAGCATCAGATATTAGCTCTAAACGTTTGCAAAAATATTTTATAAAAAAGGACAATCTTTTTGTTATTAGAAATGATATCCGGGAAATGGCAGTCTTTGCTCCCCACGATGTTATTAAAGACCCTCCCTTCACCAAACTGGATATTCTATCCTGCCGAAACCTTTTGATCTACCTTAACAGCGAGGCACAGCAAAAAGCACTTTCTAATTTCAATTATGCCATTAATAATGATGGAATTCTATTTTTAGGTCCTTCAGAAAGTGTAGGGGAATTTATTGATGCTTTTACCCTGTTAGACAAAAAGTGGAAAGTATTTAAATGTGTTAAATCCACAGAATTTGTGCGCAGATATGTAAATGTCCATCCTATAACTCGAACTATCCCTGTAACACATTTAGACACTGAAATGGCCCTTAAACCTACAAAAAATAGCAATGTAGCATTAAATATTTCCAGCTTAGTTGAAAAGGAGCTTTTAGATATCTATGTCCCTCCTTCTGCAATAATAACAGATTTAGGTGAAATTTTATATATACATGGTCGTTTAGGGAATTATCTGGAGCCTGCCCCTGGAAAGGCCATGCTAAATATTATGGATATGGCACGGGAAGGTTTGAAGTTTGAATTGAATTCAGCCATCCAAAAAGCAGTTTCCAAAAAAAGTGAAGTAATACTGGAAGGTTTGCGGGTGAAAAACAATGGAAGCCATGTTATCGTTAACCTCGAGGTAAAACCTTTGAAACATGAATCTACTAAAGGATTGTTAATTGTTTCTTTTGAGGATGTTCAACTGCAGGAAGATATTCTAGAAGATAAAATAGTATTGGATATGACTAGCAAGGGTGATGAAAGAATCAGGGAATTGGAGGGTGAGTTGAAGTTAACTAAGGAACGTTTGAACGTTACAATTGAAGAGATGAGAAGTTCAAATGAAGAGCTTAGATCAGCTAATGAAGAACTTCAATCCATGAATGAGGAAGCTCAAAGTAGTAATGAAGAATTAGAAACCTCTAAAGAGGAATTGCAGTCCATTAACGAGGAGATGGTCACGGTTAATAACGAGTTGCAGCTGAAAATTGATGAGTTGTCCCGGACCCAGGATGATATGAACAATCTCTTTAACAGTACTGAAATCGCCACTATATTTCTGGATAATGATCTAAATATCCGGCGCTTCACCAAAGAAGCCACTAAATTAATAAACATGATTGAATCTGATGTAGGACGCCCTATCTCAGATATTGTCTCCAATTTAAAATATGATAGATTGATTGATGACATCAAACAGGTTACAGATAGAGTAACCTCTAAAGAAATAGAATTGCAAACAAAAGATGGAGAATGGTTTAAAACCAGAATAATGCCTTATAAAACATCTAAAAATCTCATTGACGGAACAGTAATTACCTTTAACAATATTAGCCAGAGTAAAAGGCAGTTAAACGATGCCAAGGATGCACTGAAACTGGCAAATAGTGTGATTCAAACGGTGCGTGAATCATTATTGGTGTTGGATAATGAGATGAGAGTGGTTTCCGCCAACAGCTCATTCTATAAAACATTTGCTGTTACTCCTGAAGAAACCACCAATAAAATTTTTTACGATTTAGGGGGTAAACAATGGGATATACCTGCACTGCGGAGTCTGTTAGAGGATATACTCCCAAAGAAAAAAAAATTGCATGATTATGTGGTGGAACATGATTTTCCAAATATAGGGCGTAGAAAAATTGTTTTAAATGCCCGCCAAATTTATCAGGAAGGTAAAGGCACTGATATGATTTTACTGGCAATGGAAAATGTAACCGGCCAGGATAAGAAACACTTTTGA
- a CDS encoding PadR family transcriptional regulator, producing MKGYLTYLILWILGKKSMNGAEIGRELEKRRGTKPSPGTIYPALKELRNKGLIDVDENKYYSLTSKGEEELKSSCKFFCNIFYDIKEMSDFCE from the coding sequence ATGAAAGGATATTTAACCTACCTAATACTATGGATTTTAGGCAAAAAAAGCATGAATGGCGCCGAAATAGGTAGGGAACTGGAAAAACGGCGAGGAACTAAACCAAGTCCTGGTACAATTTATCCTGCACTTAAAGAATTAAGAAATAAAGGCCTAATTGATGTTGATGAAAATAAATATTATTCATTAACCTCTAAAGGTGAAGAAGAACTTAAATCCTCATGTAAATTCTTCTGTAACATATTTTATGATATTAAAGAAATGTCAGATTTCTGTGAATAA
- a CDS encoding polysaccharide pyruvyl transferase family protein, translated as MIKRNHPQFKVLLFGYNGANNTGSEARLLSIIDDVRTILGDNAIITIPTLNEANLRRYLEEDEFLKIAPIASIFFLDIRRLVKEHDVLVLVEGSCYMDTWTSALLWAFLWATRCAKNFKKPSIAYAVDAGHLSSLNRRLVKGEASKTDLILTRTELAAEELKEIGVKAPIEVTADCAFTFKTEKEDADILNERWHESDSGVVGLAAIDFYLWPVVMRPWGKKENLYKWPYYYSRSKERVQGSEQLALKWAQEADRIIKKHHKRIALICMEELDEPMARCIQSKMKNPEMAKVFSSREYNASQMTSILRSLDLLVTSRYHAGILSLEGQIPQIAVGHDTRLRGFYGELGLENYLLDYMSPEIWHKLEEKTDKLLKSPEIQQEILKKGFMEHLNRANKNPDILKNFLKYEVGK; from the coding sequence ATGATTAAAAGAAACCATCCTCAATTTAAAGTTCTTTTATTTGGTTATAATGGGGCCAATAATACAGGTTCTGAAGCAAGATTACTGTCAATAATAGATGATGTAAGGACAATTTTAGGGGATAATGCCATTATAACTATTCCTACATTAAATGAGGCGAATTTAAGGCGTTATCTTGAAGAAGATGAGTTTTTAAAAATCGCACCAATAGCTTCCATATTCTTTTTAGATATAAGAAGGCTGGTTAAAGAACACGATGTTCTTGTTTTAGTTGAAGGAAGCTGTTACATGGATACATGGACTTCAGCATTGCTATGGGCATTTCTATGGGCTACAAGATGCGCGAAAAATTTTAAAAAGCCGAGTATTGCCTATGCAGTTGATGCAGGTCATTTATCATCTTTAAACAGGCGTTTAGTTAAAGGAGAAGCCAGTAAAACTGATTTAATTTTAACAAGAACCGAATTAGCGGCAGAAGAACTTAAAGAAATTGGAGTTAAAGCTCCCATTGAAGTAACTGCTGACTGTGCATTTACATTTAAAACTGAAAAAGAAGACGCTGATATTTTAAATGAAAGATGGCATGAGTCAGATTCAGGAGTAGTGGGGTTAGCAGCAATTGACTTCTATTTATGGCCAGTGGTAATGCGCCCATGGGGCAAAAAGGAGAATCTCTATAAATGGCCGTATTATTACTCACGTTCCAAAGAAAGGGTTCAAGGAAGCGAGCAACTGGCCCTCAAATGGGCTCAAGAAGCTGACAGAATAATTAAAAAGCACCATAAACGGATTGCATTAATTTGCATGGAAGAACTGGACGAACCTATGGCCAGATGCATTCAAAGCAAAATGAAAAATCCGGAAATGGCTAAAGTATTCTCTTCAAGGGAGTATAATGCATCTCAAATGACAAGCATCCTTAGAAGCCTTGATTTACTTGTAACTTCCCGTTATCATGCGGGAATCCTATCCCTTGAGGGTCAAATTCCTCAAATAGCTGTAGGACACGATACGCGTCTTAGGGGATTTTATGGGGAATTGGGATTGGAAAATTACCTATTAGATTACATGTCACCTGAAATCTGGCATAAATTAGAAGAAAAGACTGATAAACTGCTTAAAAGCCCTGAAATTCAGCAAGAAATACTTAAAAAAGGGTTTATGGAACATCTTAATCGTGCCAACAAAAACCCAGACATACTTAAAAATTTTCTAAAATATGAGGTTGGAAAGTGA
- a CDS encoding NAD(P)H-dependent oxidoreductase, protein MRRNKKFRKFSRVLTIIGSPRKKGNSYQAAKKLEEEMKNKGDYEFEYLFLKDAHLESCKGCFNCVSKGDEICPLKDDRKMIEEKMGEADGLILVSPVYVMTVTALMKNFIDRLAYRCHRPAYHGKKALVLSTTGGIGVKETLKYMELVVESWGYDVVAKCGQITPPWPQKEGMKKKNRDKLLKSAAEFYKSLKSVSLIKQGKSAVKFRDYMSFRIFQTVSGNVEEYMPADYKYYKNKEYYKPAKIGIPTKILTEIMLKVIFFMMRDMGPGNDKK, encoded by the coding sequence ATGCGCCGAAATAAGAAATTTCGAAAGTTTTCGAGGGTTTTGACCATTATCGGAAGCCCTCGAAAGAAGGGCAACAGTTACCAGGCAGCTAAAAAACTGGAAGAAGAAATGAAAAATAAGGGAGATTATGAATTTGAATACCTGTTCCTTAAAGATGCTCATCTAGAAAGTTGTAAAGGTTGTTTTAACTGCGTGTCCAAAGGAGACGAGATTTGTCCTCTAAAAGATGATAGAAAAATGATCGAAGAGAAGATGGGAGAGGCTGATGGGTTAATACTGGTTTCTCCAGTATATGTCATGACTGTGACTGCCCTCATGAAAAACTTCATTGACCGTTTGGCCTACCGTTGCCACCGTCCCGCTTATCACGGGAAGAAAGCCCTGGTTTTATCCACCACAGGAGGCATAGGGGTTAAGGAAACCCTTAAATACATGGAATTAGTGGTAGAATCATGGGGATATGATGTGGTAGCCAAATGTGGTCAGATAACGCCTCCATGGCCTCAAAAAGAGGGTATGAAAAAGAAAAATAGGGATAAACTCTTAAAATCAGCAGCGGAATTTTATAAATCTCTGAAATCTGTTTCTCTTATAAAACAGGGAAAATCAGCGGTAAAATTTAGAGATTACATGAGTTTCCGGATTTTTCAAACTGTATCTGGGAATGTGGAAGAGTATATGCCTGCTGATTACAAGTATTATAAAAACAAGGAATACTACAAGCCAGCCAAGATAGGTATCCCAACAAAAATACTAACGGAAATAATGTTAAAAGTGATATTTTTCATGATGCGAGACATGGGTCCAGGTAATGATAAAAAGTAG
- a CDS encoding TetR/AcrR family transcriptional regulator yields the protein MISQKTSKTTKEKIFDISIDLFSQKGFDAVSIREIARGVGIRESSIYNHYKNKEAILDTIIDYFKSELNQSGLPEEDAEALIEQGPKVFFEVGAKMYIEKINTPQMEKIWRLISIETYHNEKIRDFFKKELLEEPITIWENTFQIMIEKKMIKSFNPRTLAYEYFSFIIYLFFEYFVLRYDDDFDSFMDLALEKIANHTEFLLEAIKVKEE from the coding sequence ATGATATCACAAAAAACAAGCAAAACAACCAAAGAAAAAATATTCGACATATCCATCGACCTTTTCTCACAAAAGGGATTTGACGCAGTTTCTATCCGTGAGATAGCCAGAGGAGTAGGAATAAGGGAAAGCTCCATTTATAACCACTACAAAAACAAAGAAGCAATCCTCGATACTATAATTGATTATTTTAAATCAGAACTTAACCAGAGCGGCCTGCCAGAAGAAGATGCAGAAGCATTAATAGAACAGGGCCCAAAAGTGTTCTTTGAAGTAGGGGCAAAGATGTATATAGAAAAGATTAACACGCCTCAGATGGAAAAAATATGGCGTTTAATTTCTATTGAAACATATCACAATGAAAAAATACGAGATTTTTTCAAAAAAGAGCTATTAGAAGAGCCCATAACTATTTGGGAAAATACTTTCCAGATTATGATTGAAAAAAAGATGATCAAATCATTTAACCCCCGAACACTGGCCTATGAATACTTCTCATTTATCATATACCTATTCTTTGAATATTTTGTCCTGAGATATGATGATGACTTTGATTCATTCATGGATTTAGCCCTGGAAAAGATAGCAAACCATACTGAATTCCTTCTAGAAGCTATTAAGGTTAAAGAGGAGTGA
- a CDS encoding GMC family oxidoreductase: MRTIVVGTGAGGATAARELAAKGFEVIILESGKEFKPFTRLLSWAEPLRRTGLLGNEKNITRLFPPMDTTRSANDLVLVRGITTGGSTVLSCGNIVRADHGLKEIGLDLTPEFEEIERNIGITEFPRERWQPVTQNMFEAAEKLGLEPKATPKAVNSVKCVSCGLCELGCTTGARWDSRRFLDDAINAGAALHTSSPVEKVIIENGQSKGVIVRSENKLNPIKADVVVLAAGGIGTAQILKASRLPAKDNLWVDIVLTLGGVLKGANQLKELPMAWYTKHEDYILSPYLDILSHWFHKPWRNVSIDDRVGLMVKLADIEEGAVYVDGKVQKDIKKEDHLRLDEAISVARNVLESAGVSGPYINGVHNGGHLGGTVPLTKADVSSMKPSWLPEGLWVADLSLAPRSQGLPTILLTAALALKVARKIIENEMI, encoded by the coding sequence ATGAGAACAATAGTTGTAGGGACTGGAGCTGGGGGAGCAACAGCTGCACGTGAATTAGCGGCTAAAGGTTTTGAAGTAATAATATTGGAATCAGGAAAAGAATTTAAACCATTCACAAGGCTTTTATCATGGGCTGAACCACTTCGAAGAACCGGTCTTTTGGGAAATGAAAAAAATATCACCAGGCTATTTCCCCCCATGGACACCACCCGTTCAGCAAATGATCTGGTACTCGTAAGAGGCATAACAACTGGTGGCTCTACTGTACTCTCCTGCGGCAATATTGTGCGTGCTGATCACGGATTAAAGGAAATAGGATTAGATCTTACACCAGAATTTGAAGAAATTGAAAGAAATATTGGCATAACCGAATTTCCAAGGGAAAGATGGCAGCCTGTAACTCAAAATATGTTTGAAGCAGCAGAAAAGCTTGGCCTGGAACCAAAAGCCACTCCAAAAGCAGTAAATTCTGTTAAATGCGTATCATGCGGATTATGCGAACTGGGATGTACTACGGGGGCAAGATGGGATTCTCGAAGGTTCTTAGATGATGCAATCAATGCTGGGGCCGCGTTACATACGTCATCACCAGTTGAAAAGGTTATAATAGAAAATGGTCAATCAAAAGGAGTTATTGTTAGATCAGAAAATAAATTAAACCCTATTAAAGCAGATGTTGTGGTTTTAGCTGCAGGAGGAATAGGCACCGCCCAAATATTAAAAGCTTCCAGATTACCTGCTAAAGATAATTTATGGGTCGATATTGTCCTTACACTTGGGGGCGTTCTTAAAGGAGCTAATCAACTTAAAGAACTACCTATGGCATGGTATACAAAACATGAAGATTATATTTTATCTCCTTATCTTGATATTTTATCTCACTGGTTCCATAAACCATGGCGAAATGTTTCTATAGATGATCGGGTTGGTTTAATGGTGAAACTCGCAGATATAGAAGAAGGGGCGGTTTATGTAGATGGAAAAGTGCAAAAAGACATAAAAAAAGAAGATCATCTGCGACTGGATGAAGCGATTTCTGTGGCCAGGAATGTATTGGAATCTGCAGGTGTTTCAGGCCCTTATATTAACGGTGTGCACAATGGAGGGCATCTTGGGGGTACTGTTCCACTAACCAAAGCTGATGTGTCATCCATGAAGCCATCATGGTTACCTGAAGGGTTATGGGTTGCTGATCTATCATTAGCCCCTCGTTCACAGGGTTTACCTACCATATTGCTTACTGCAGCACTTGCATTAAAAGTTGCACGTAAGATAATAGAAAATGAAATGATTTAA
- a CDS encoding L-2-amino-thiazoline-4-carboxylic acid hydrolase, whose amino-acid sequence MSFRLKIASLWLPEYILKKELDKVARVTIEGFNDVLKQHAPERIGEIATKDKNLEGPIEERRAAMAMAHNNRVKLLIDVLGYENAIKIGREAMFKVGCKLGQEARQRLGVGNSFKDLELAAKILYKILGIDFKIENSDGKLFMKVNRCYLSKYYSSESCMVLSAADEGVVHGLNENMSMIFKERITAGAQECIACIYGNNGVKS is encoded by the coding sequence ATGAGTTTCAGATTAAAAATTGCATCTTTATGGCTTCCAGAATATATTTTAAAGAAAGAACTGGATAAAGTTGCTAGAGTTACTATAGAAGGGTTTAACGATGTTTTAAAGCAACATGCGCCTGAAAGAATAGGGGAAATTGCGACAAAAGATAAAAATTTAGAGGGCCCTATTGAAGAAAGAAGAGCTGCAATGGCAATGGCTCATAATAATCGTGTTAAGCTACTAATTGATGTATTAGGATATGAAAACGCTATTAAAATTGGACGGGAAGCTATGTTTAAAGTTGGCTGTAAACTTGGTCAGGAAGCTCGTCAGAGACTTGGAGTGGGAAATAGTTTTAAGGATCTGGAACTTGCAGCAAAAATACTATATAAAATACTGGGAATAGACTTTAAAATAGAAAATAGTGATGGAAAGTTATTTATGAAAGTAAATAGGTGTTATTTATCTAAATATTATTCATCAGAGTCGTGTATGGTTTTAAGCGCCGCAGACGAAGGTGTAGTCCATGGTCTTAATGAAAATATGAGTATGATATTTAAAGAGAGGATAACTGCTGGAGCGCAGGAATGTATAGCTTGTATATATGGAAATAATGGGGTTAAATCATGA